The Reyranella humidisoli DNA segment CGCCAGGGAACGGCCCTGGCGTTCGTGTATTCGATCTGTGCGAGCGGTCTTGAAGTGTCGATGCCGAAAATCCTCGGCAGTTCATTCACTTTCGCCGTCGCCTACGGTCTCGCACTCAAGTTCGCCTTCCCGATGGGCCAGCGATGGCTCGAAACGAGGGCCAGACAGGCGGCGGACCGCGAAGCCACCATCCGTCGCGTCAAGAACCTCTTCCGGGGCGGCGGTCCTCTCTAGGCATGCTCAGCGATGGCGACCGACCACCCGGGCGAGTGCCTGGGCCGCGCCCTCGAGGCTTCCGCCGGTTTGCATTGGCAACGTGCCCCGCTCGAACGCTGCGATCACCGAACCGTGCACGTAGCTCTTCCGGCAAACGGTCGGTGTGTTGGTGAGTGTTTCGGCTGCGGCGGCGATCGCGTCGCGCAGCAACGCCTTGCGCGCGCGAGTCGTCTCGGCCGGGGGCGCGGAGGATAGAGCCTTCATCACTCCGGCGGAGGCCACGAGCGTCCGGAAATCCTTCAACGAAACGCGCGCGCCCGACACCTGGCGCAGGAATGCGTTCACGTCGGCGGCACGCACCGGATGTACGGCACCGTCGGCGCCGCGATACTGGAACAGGCGCCGCCCCGGCAATGCGAGCAGGCCTTGGCAGGTGCGGGCCAGTAGCCTGTCACGGACTGCACGCGTCACCTTCTTGGCACCCTTGCCGCGAAACTGGAGGCGCACCTCGATCCCGTCGATGCCTATGTTCGATTTCAGAAGGGTCGTCGCGCCGCGGGTGCCCCTCTCTCGCGCATAGGAATCGCTGCCGGCCCGAAGCGCTGTCCTGGACACCAGGTAAACCACCGCAGCGGTCGCAGCCTGGCGATCCGCGGGATCGGCCGTGCGGAGAAACCGGCGAACCGCGCGCGAGATCACCGGAAGGGTCCTGGCGATGTTCCGGAGCTTGTGCGCCTTGACCGCCTCGCGGACCTGCTG contains these protein-coding regions:
- a CDS encoding DNA topoisomerase IB — translated: MRDHGLRRGTPDHLVFQRQRRGKGFRFVDAAGKAVTDGATLARLRSLAVPPAYANVRYAADPGLHLQAVGEDAAGRLQYRYHPAWQQVREAVKAHKLRNIARTLPVISRAVRRFLRTADPADRQAATAAVVYLVSRTALRAGSDSYARERGTRGATTLLKSNIGIDGIEVRLQFRGKGAKKVTRAVRDRLLARTCQGLLALPGRRLFQYRGADGAVHPVRAADVNAFLRQVSGARVSLKDFRTLVASAGVMKALSSAPPAETTRARKALLRDAIAAAAETLTNTPTVCRKSYVHGSVIAAFERGTLPMQTGGSLEGAAQALARVVGRHR